In Stieleria varia, one genomic interval encodes:
- a CDS encoding amidohydrolase encodes MNHFVVDANQRSTALQVSTHASGFSAELQRIRRHLHRFPELSEHEHETTRFLAGEVSQMDLVAELANDQRGLWVDIGSGDRCVAIRGDIDALPIQEDFDRGYCSEIEGVMHACGHDAHATTALGAGMIIKRMDALGQLPHPTRVRVLLQPAEETSTGGLHMIRSGALDGVDAAVSLHVDPTRSAGQIGVRSGSFTAGCQLFRVTFDGRSGHSSRPHLTDDCIAALAAWINQAYIRVPRCHDVLEPMVLSVGQVSGGNAANVIPRHAELRGTLRAVTDSAMASALGCLEKLNRSIEQTHGCKIVWQVEQSAPALINDAAVTELIQRSGIELLGSQNVLPIANPSMGAEDFAFIAEKVPAAMFRLGIAGAQIGSAPLHTPQFDIDESALPIGAAVLAAAAIACCDPNVDLPSPSSS; translated from the coding sequence ATGAACCACTTTGTCGTCGACGCAAATCAACGCTCCACAGCTTTGCAGGTTTCCACTCATGCGAGTGGTTTTTCTGCTGAATTGCAGAGAATCCGTCGACACCTGCATCGGTTCCCAGAACTGTCAGAACACGAGCACGAAACGACACGGTTCTTGGCAGGAGAAGTCTCGCAGATGGATTTGGTCGCTGAGCTGGCCAATGATCAGCGGGGGCTGTGGGTGGACATCGGTTCGGGAGACCGTTGTGTTGCGATACGCGGTGACATTGACGCGTTGCCGATTCAGGAAGACTTTGATCGCGGGTATTGCAGTGAGATCGAAGGTGTGATGCACGCCTGCGGTCACGATGCTCATGCCACCACGGCCCTGGGCGCGGGCATGATCATCAAGCGGATGGACGCCTTGGGTCAGTTGCCCCATCCCACACGGGTGCGTGTGCTGCTGCAGCCGGCTGAGGAAACGAGCACGGGAGGATTGCACATGATTCGCTCGGGCGCGTTGGACGGCGTCGATGCGGCGGTGTCGCTGCACGTGGACCCCACGCGTTCGGCCGGTCAGATCGGTGTGCGGTCGGGCAGCTTCACTGCCGGTTGCCAATTGTTTCGCGTCACGTTTGATGGCCGGTCGGGACACAGCTCGCGTCCTCATTTGACGGACGACTGCATCGCTGCGTTGGCCGCGTGGATCAATCAAGCCTACATTCGGGTTCCCCGCTGTCACGATGTCTTGGAACCGATGGTCTTGAGCGTCGGGCAAGTCTCAGGGGGCAACGCCGCCAACGTCATTCCCCGCCACGCAGAGCTTCGTGGAACCCTTCGAGCCGTCACAGACTCAGCCATGGCATCGGCGTTAGGCTGCCTGGAAAAACTGAATCGATCGATCGAGCAAACGCACGGTTGCAAGATCGTTTGGCAAGTCGAACAGTCGGCGCCAGCTTTGATCAACGACGCTGCAGTGACAGAATTGATTCAGCGATCAGGTATTGAATTGCTCGGGAGTCAAAATGTGCTGCCGATTGCCAACCCAAGCATGGGCGCGGAAGATTTTGCTTTTATCGCAGAAAAAGTTCCTGCCGCTATGTTCCGCCTGGGCATCGCCGGTGCTCAGATCGGTTCCGCGCCGTTGCACACGCCACAGTTTGACATTGACGAGAGTGCCTTGCCCATCGGGGCGGCCGTCTTGGCTGCCGCAGCGATCGCGTGTTGCGATCCAAACGTCGATCTACCATCCCCTTCCTCCAGCTAA
- a CDS encoding PEP-CTERM sorting domain-containing protein produces MISRLVLCTFAAFIFVSGATAYRASAAIVASHDFDAPMNLTGSTSSPIAFNGFTSTGDAWGIYDFNTGGPFSLFDDTVAGSGGGAAFAGDSLGIVQSTKTDSFFGINDTTNGDVADGEMTGTFTFDISSATGGLTSIGIDFAGMGDFEASDLLTISYSIDGGAFTDIFVSSVDEAVSKDYTMESGTVITLDDPMSINGVELSNSFQTISANVGGTGNSLTLQVFADTNADEAIGFDNIVINGLTAVPEPGAFFALMIGMAGVVTARRRRR; encoded by the coding sequence ATGATCTCACGACTTGTTCTTTGTACTTTTGCCGCGTTCATTTTCGTCAGTGGCGCCACGGCCTATCGCGCGTCTGCTGCGATCGTTGCATCGCATGATTTCGATGCACCCATGAATTTGACGGGGTCGACGAGTTCGCCCATCGCTTTTAACGGGTTCACGAGCACTGGCGACGCCTGGGGAATCTACGATTTCAACACTGGTGGCCCATTCAGTTTGTTTGACGACACAGTCGCTGGCTCGGGCGGTGGAGCCGCGTTCGCTGGAGACTCGCTTGGGATTGTCCAGTCGACAAAGACCGACAGCTTCTTTGGAATCAACGACACCACCAACGGTGATGTTGCTGATGGAGAGATGACGGGAACTTTCACGTTCGACATCAGCAGTGCGACGGGTGGTCTGACCAGCATCGGAATTGACTTTGCCGGGATGGGAGATTTTGAGGCATCCGATTTGTTGACGATCAGCTACTCGATCGATGGCGGAGCGTTCACAGACATCTTCGTTTCTTCTGTCGACGAAGCAGTCTCCAAGGACTACACGATGGAGTCAGGCACGGTCATTACGCTTGACGATCCCATGTCAATCAACGGAGTCGAGCTGAGTAACTCATTCCAAACGATCTCGGCGAATGTCGGCGGGACCGGAAATTCGTTGACGCTACAGGTTTTTGCGGATACCAATGCGGACGAAGCGATCGGGTTCGACAACATCGTCATCAATGGCTTGACGGCTGTCCCCGAGCCAGGTGCGTTCTTTGCCCTGATGATTGGAATGGCTGGAGTCGTCACCGCCCGCCGTCGCAGGCGATAA
- a CDS encoding serine/threonine protein kinase, producing MAIKSHSPQEISRLRIIDSTADRFEAAWQAGAQPCIEEFLAECSTDLSQTLLTELLTLELEWRARQKQVFSQEDYLKRFPGDSEVVSSVFTSWSHSENQYSTVAEKWPTAIRQGMSTVADSQPSRSSDADLPGRSECQFDSDREIPTHIGRYEVIKLLGTGAMGNVYLARDQKLHRHVALKVSKLNDETEKSDRMERFQREARAAATLHQPNLCPVYDIGQVDGLHFITMAYINGQTLQETTKSGKRYTPHEAVNLTRKLALALQCAHVAKVVHRDLKPANIMIDQQNEPIIMDFGLALLSDNHDDARITQSGMIIGSPAYMSPEQVSGKRDAVGPACDVYSLGVILYELLTNRLPYEGNVLAVIDQIRAANPKSVRMLRPEIDIELATIVEKMMSGSVETRYSSMQAVVADLENWLNTQNDRLPVHRERYRIPVSRAVFVATLVGVFILGAAGILLSLKTENGRVLVEFDGIGKPIEVDVAEDKTIKIQDPNDGAEILVTIDAESKQLMLNKHGFQMAVKQFSLESPEGRRVKVSFLPSQSPVTNIVTIPSASADVERSIVDIMNRFETEPSIEDDYSADRVLVDDTTTFLATENERLVFARKQPNHGSWGGWWAYPRFSYKDEGLLNVDLRAVGDHGGWIVDLNHKKTVNGKNTYDGLRIVYNQNQISVGASIFDPRRQERDTQLEKVLAEQTPLNGNGEFNSLQLFIQKRLVHVYWNGQMLGTPVVLPYELDSATVLVGGVGSPDSPTRAEFRRLEFRRLKSN from the coding sequence ATGGCAATCAAAAGTCACTCCCCGCAAGAGATTTCGCGACTCCGCATCATCGACTCAACCGCCGATCGGTTTGAAGCCGCTTGGCAGGCCGGGGCACAACCATGCATCGAAGAGTTCCTGGCCGAATGCTCCACTGACTTATCCCAAACGCTATTGACCGAGTTGCTGACCCTGGAGCTGGAATGGCGTGCTCGGCAGAAACAAGTTTTCTCGCAAGAGGACTATTTGAAGCGGTTTCCTGGCGATTCCGAAGTGGTTTCCTCCGTTTTCACTTCGTGGAGTCACAGCGAAAACCAATACAGCACCGTTGCGGAAAAATGGCCAACCGCCATACGGCAAGGAATGAGCACGGTCGCGGATAGCCAACCCTCCCGATCTTCTGACGCTGACCTGCCCGGACGCTCAGAATGTCAGTTCGACTCTGACAGAGAGATTCCAACACACATCGGACGCTATGAAGTCATCAAGTTGCTTGGCACCGGCGCGATGGGCAACGTCTATTTAGCGAGAGATCAAAAACTCCATCGTCACGTTGCACTCAAAGTCTCTAAGCTGAACGATGAAACCGAGAAATCCGATCGGATGGAAAGGTTTCAACGAGAAGCACGGGCAGCAGCCACTCTTCATCAGCCGAACCTCTGTCCCGTTTACGACATCGGTCAAGTTGACGGGCTGCATTTCATCACAATGGCCTACATCAATGGTCAAACCCTGCAGGAAACCACAAAAAGTGGAAAACGGTACACTCCACATGAAGCCGTCAATCTGACTCGAAAACTGGCATTGGCCCTGCAATGTGCTCATGTGGCGAAAGTCGTCCATCGAGACTTGAAACCCGCCAACATCATGATCGATCAACAGAATGAGCCGATCATCATGGATTTTGGATTGGCCCTGCTGTCCGACAATCACGACGACGCTCGGATTACCCAAAGCGGCATGATCATTGGCTCGCCAGCCTACATGTCACCTGAGCAAGTGAGCGGCAAGCGGGATGCCGTCGGACCTGCCTGCGATGTCTATAGCCTAGGAGTCATCCTCTACGAATTGTTGACCAATCGCTTGCCCTATGAAGGTAATGTGCTAGCTGTGATTGATCAAATTCGCGCCGCCAATCCCAAGTCGGTACGAATGTTGCGACCTGAGATCGATATCGAATTAGCCACGATTGTCGAAAAGATGATGTCAGGCTCTGTCGAAACTCGCTATTCCTCCATGCAAGCGGTTGTCGCTGATTTGGAGAACTGGCTCAACACGCAAAATGACCGACTCCCGGTGCATCGAGAGAGATACCGGATACCAGTCAGTCGGGCAGTATTCGTCGCCACGCTTGTCGGCGTTTTCATCCTTGGGGCTGCGGGAATCCTCCTCAGCTTGAAAACAGAAAACGGTCGCGTCCTGGTTGAATTTGATGGAATCGGCAAGCCCATCGAAGTGGATGTAGCCGAAGACAAGACGATCAAGATTCAGGACCCGAACGATGGAGCCGAGATACTGGTCACCATTGATGCCGAAAGCAAGCAGCTCATGCTCAACAAGCATGGCTTTCAGATGGCAGTGAAGCAGTTCAGTCTAGAATCTCCTGAGGGCCGCCGAGTCAAAGTGTCTTTTCTCCCCTCACAAAGTCCAGTGACGAACATCGTTACGATTCCATCAGCGTCTGCCGATGTGGAGAGATCGATTGTCGACATTATGAATCGGTTTGAAACCGAGCCCTCTATCGAAGACGACTATAGCGCAGATCGGGTATTGGTTGACGACACGACCACGTTTCTCGCTACTGAAAACGAGCGGCTCGTGTTCGCGAGAAAACAACCGAATCATGGCAGTTGGGGTGGGTGGTGGGCCTATCCACGCTTCAGCTACAAAGACGAGGGTTTGCTTAATGTGGACCTTCGTGCGGTCGGTGACCATGGAGGCTGGATTGTCGACCTGAACCACAAGAAGACCGTGAATGGCAAGAATACGTATGACGGTCTGCGAATTGTTTACAATCAAAATCAGATCTCTGTGGGGGCTAGCATCTTCGATCCAAGGCGTCAGGAACGCGACACACAACTTGAAAAGGTGCTTGCCGAGCAAACTCCGTTGAACGGTAACGGCGAATTCAACTCACTTCAATTGTTCATCCAAAAACGACTGGTTCATGTGTACTGGAACGGTCAAATGCTCGGCACACCCGTCGTGTTGCCTTACGAATTGGATTCGGCGACGGTGCTGGTGGGAGGAGTCGGCTCGCCAGATTCCCCAACGAGGGCAGAATTTCGACGCTTGGAATTTCGCCGTCTGAAGTCGAATTGA
- a CDS encoding ECF-type sigma factor, whose protein sequence is MDDESERDPHVARPNDLPVDSAGSMSLLLRDWAANEQEIARRIHVEYFPRLRKLSHNLLQGLVSANVEADDVVQSAIMSFCIYMRGERATQNKGRDDVWRLLCRIAACKASRRRQRQTRGLRGGRLLAMSDLATDNGAGRVEDLIQDLTTEDIDLVLKDAIEHLDESLRPIALMVMEGRSQQEISEVLNVSRRTVIRKFDLTKRLLASLLDDSSADSD, encoded by the coding sequence ATGGACGATGAATCCGAACGCGACCCGCATGTCGCCCGCCCAAATGATCTACCAGTCGATTCCGCCGGTTCAATGAGCTTGCTCTTGAGGGACTGGGCAGCCAATGAGCAGGAGATAGCCAGGCGGATACATGTCGAGTATTTTCCTCGCCTGCGGAAACTTTCCCACAACCTTCTGCAAGGGTTGGTGAGTGCGAACGTCGAAGCGGATGACGTCGTTCAAAGTGCGATCATGAGTTTCTGCATTTACATGCGAGGAGAGAGGGCGACACAAAACAAAGGGCGTGACGACGTATGGCGGTTGCTCTGTCGCATTGCGGCATGTAAAGCATCTCGACGCAGACAACGCCAAACGCGTGGACTCCGCGGAGGACGCCTGTTGGCAATGTCAGACCTTGCGACTGACAACGGTGCGGGTCGCGTTGAGGACTTGATTCAAGATCTCACCACCGAAGACATCGACTTGGTTCTAAAAGATGCCATCGAGCATCTCGATGAATCGCTCCGACCGATCGCATTAATGGTGATGGAGGGGAGAAGTCAGCAGGAGATCAGTGAAGTGCTCAACGTTTCACGACGAACCGTCATTCGTAAATTCGACCTCACCAAACGTCTGTTGGCGTCTTTGCTAGACGACTCCTCCGCTGATTCGGACTAG
- a CDS encoding PVC-type heme-binding CxxCH protein yields the protein MNRLCNWASSMPRHGLFVLFTCVLLGLLSGGTATANHLDVLFLGDSGHHVPRQRFDQLQPEMAARDIRLVYTDDLADINADNLAMYDVLLLYANIDEITPSAEQAVMDYVNNGGGFVPLHCATFCFRNSPKMVALMGAQFQRHGTGVFRTEIQNNHPLMKSFGGFESWDETYVHHLHNEENRTVLSYRVDENGREPWTWIRTQGNGRVFYTAWGHDHRTWGNPGFVNLVERGVRWAAGDDQTSVPAYLVDAPFPIPEMNTVPADLKPFTYSEVGNKIPNYTPGQSWGTQGQPLSTMQDPLPAEESIKHAVVPKGFHLELFAADPDIQGKPIAMSWDERGRLWIAETYDYPNELQPEGKGRDRIRILEDTDGDWKADKFTVFAEKLSIPTSITFDRGSVIVHDGTRTLRLTDTDGDDKADQREVIFEGWNQGDTHGGVSNFQYGLDNWIWAMQGYNDSRPKNDKIDDDDAVSFRNGFFRFRPDGGEVEFIRSTDNNTWGLGISEEGIIFGSTANHNPSVYMPIANRYYERVRGWTPNLRLGTIAKDHLFSPITDKVRQVDHHGGFTAAAGHALYTARNYPQPWWNRTAFVAGPTGHLLATFVIKPDGSDFHSSNEFNLFASDDEWTAPIMGEVGPDGNVWVIDWYNYIIQHNPTPRGFETGKGNAYKSDLRDKKHGRIYRVVYDDAPDRKPRSLKNADAQTLVKTLADNNMFWRRQAQRLLVERGKDDVQDPLIALVNDTSTDEIGLNPGAIHALWTMHGLGMLDGQHPKATQAALAALKHPSAGVRRNALAVLPNIAESTQAVVDGDLLSDSDAQVRLAALLALSDLPPSTAAGAAILAMSQDKSLVDRWIGDAIVSAAANNAFGFLTAVAGLTSDPGSSVLDSTRVITEHYARGAPVDSIAPLFQALQNAPVDTASWIIDGLAQGWTTEESPEMTDALVSAMDQLLQKAPASSQGNLVKLGRLWGSEHFKKYAAEINATLLAQVQDESLAMNKRIAAATEMVRFGAADDDTLFDLLDCITPQAAPELAGGIMQAIGEHRSPELGEELVDRFDSFTPKLRSQGLAVLLQRPERTRAMLAAIDSGAIQVSELSLDQRQSLLDHPENAIRRSAREILSRGGAVPNADRQAVMESLISVTKATGNVENGMAVFTKNCVNCHLHGKLPGLGKRIGPDLTGMAVHPKAELLTHILDPNRDVEGNYRAYNVIKADGTVLVGLLASESRTAIEIYNSQGEKLPILREDIEALKASTKSLMPEGFEKQITAPELTDLLEFLTERGRFVPVDLRKAATIASDRGMFNSKEGDLERLIFRDWSNKEFEGVPFALIDPQDGKVANTILLYGPAGAMCRTMPRQVNVPCNTATRMIHMLGGVSGWGFPYGEKDSVSMIVKLNYADGESEQIELKNGVHFADYIRRVDVPESKFAFAVRNQQVRYLTVTPTRSEVIESIDFIKGPDGTAPVVIAVTLETL from the coding sequence GTGAATCGTCTTTGCAACTGGGCGTCGTCGATGCCTCGTCACGGTCTTTTCGTTCTCTTCACATGCGTCCTGCTGGGACTCCTTTCTGGTGGTACTGCCACGGCAAATCACCTGGACGTGCTGTTCCTCGGGGACAGCGGCCACCACGTACCCCGGCAACGTTTTGACCAGCTCCAACCGGAAATGGCCGCACGGGACATTCGTCTGGTTTACACCGACGATCTGGCGGACATCAACGCGGACAATTTGGCGATGTACGACGTCTTGTTGCTGTACGCCAACATTGATGAGATCACGCCGTCGGCCGAACAAGCCGTGATGGATTACGTGAACAATGGCGGCGGGTTTGTGCCGTTACATTGTGCGACTTTCTGCTTTCGAAATTCACCCAAGATGGTCGCGTTGATGGGGGCGCAGTTCCAACGACACGGAACAGGCGTTTTCCGCACCGAGATTCAGAACAACCATCCGCTGATGAAGAGTTTCGGCGGATTCGAGAGCTGGGACGAGACCTACGTCCATCACTTGCACAACGAAGAAAACCGAACGGTTTTGTCCTACCGCGTCGATGAAAACGGCCGCGAACCGTGGACTTGGATTCGCACCCAAGGCAACGGACGTGTTTTCTACACCGCATGGGGTCACGATCATCGCACTTGGGGAAATCCAGGATTCGTCAACCTCGTCGAACGCGGAGTCCGCTGGGCTGCCGGTGACGATCAGACCAGCGTTCCCGCCTATCTGGTCGACGCGCCGTTTCCCATCCCAGAGATGAATACGGTTCCAGCCGATCTGAAACCATTCACCTACAGCGAAGTCGGCAACAAGATCCCCAACTACACCCCGGGCCAGTCGTGGGGAACCCAAGGCCAGCCGCTGTCGACAATGCAAGATCCTTTGCCGGCCGAGGAATCGATAAAGCACGCGGTGGTCCCCAAGGGATTCCACCTCGAACTGTTTGCCGCCGACCCCGACATTCAAGGCAAACCGATCGCGATGTCCTGGGACGAACGCGGTCGACTCTGGATCGCGGAAACCTACGACTACCCCAACGAACTGCAACCCGAGGGCAAGGGCCGTGACCGCATTCGCATTCTGGAAGACACCGACGGTGATTGGAAAGCCGACAAGTTCACGGTGTTTGCGGAAAAGCTCAGCATTCCCACCAGCATCACCTTTGATCGCGGTTCGGTGATCGTTCACGACGGTACTCGCACTTTGCGATTGACCGATACCGATGGCGACGACAAAGCCGATCAACGCGAAGTCATCTTTGAGGGTTGGAACCAAGGCGACACCCACGGTGGTGTCAGCAATTTCCAATACGGTTTGGACAATTGGATTTGGGCCATGCAAGGCTATAACGACTCCCGACCCAAGAACGACAAGATCGACGATGACGACGCCGTCTCGTTCCGCAATGGCTTCTTTCGTTTCCGACCCGATGGCGGCGAAGTAGAGTTCATTCGCTCCACCGACAACAACACTTGGGGACTGGGGATCAGCGAAGAAGGCATCATTTTTGGCTCGACCGCCAACCACAATCCAAGCGTTTACATGCCCATTGCCAACCGCTATTACGAACGCGTACGCGGCTGGACTCCGAATCTGCGCCTGGGAACAATCGCCAAAGATCACCTGTTTTCACCGATCACCGACAAAGTGCGTCAAGTCGACCACCATGGTGGTTTCACCGCTGCAGCCGGGCACGCGTTGTACACCGCACGCAACTATCCACAGCCTTGGTGGAACCGGACCGCGTTCGTCGCCGGTCCGACCGGACACCTGCTGGCGACCTTTGTCATCAAACCCGATGGCAGCGACTTTCACTCGTCGAATGAGTTCAACCTATTCGCCAGCGATGACGAATGGACCGCCCCGATCATGGGCGAAGTCGGCCCGGACGGCAATGTTTGGGTGATCGATTGGTACAACTACATCATCCAACACAACCCCACGCCGCGCGGTTTCGAGACCGGCAAAGGCAACGCGTACAAGTCCGACTTGCGTGACAAGAAACACGGGCGAATCTATCGCGTCGTCTATGATGATGCACCCGATCGCAAACCTCGTTCGCTGAAAAACGCTGACGCCCAAACGTTGGTCAAAACGCTTGCCGACAACAACATGTTCTGGCGTCGCCAAGCACAGCGTCTGTTGGTCGAACGCGGCAAGGATGATGTCCAAGACCCGTTGATCGCCCTGGTCAACGATACTTCCACCGACGAAATCGGTCTCAATCCGGGTGCCATCCACGCCCTCTGGACCATGCACGGACTGGGAATGCTGGATGGACAACATCCCAAGGCAACCCAAGCCGCGCTGGCCGCATTAAAGCACCCCTCCGCAGGCGTTCGACGAAACGCGTTGGCCGTGTTGCCAAACATCGCCGAATCAACACAAGCCGTTGTCGACGGTGATCTGTTGTCGGACTCGGATGCCCAAGTTCGACTCGCCGCGTTGCTGGCACTGTCAGATTTGCCGCCATCGACCGCCGCGGGTGCCGCCATCTTGGCAATGTCGCAAGACAAGTCTTTGGTGGATCGCTGGATCGGCGATGCGATCGTCAGCGCCGCAGCGAACAACGCCTTCGGATTCTTGACCGCCGTCGCGGGACTGACATCAGACCCTGGATCATCTGTCCTCGATTCGACTCGTGTCATCACCGAGCACTACGCACGCGGCGCACCCGTCGACTCCATCGCTCCGTTGTTCCAAGCACTTCAGAATGCTCCGGTCGACACAGCCAGTTGGATCATTGATGGGTTGGCACAAGGTTGGACGACCGAGGAATCGCCCGAGATGACCGACGCGTTGGTCAGCGCGATGGATCAATTGTTACAAAAGGCTCCAGCCAGTTCACAGGGCAACCTCGTCAAACTCGGTCGCCTTTGGGGCAGCGAGCATTTCAAAAAATATGCCGCTGAGATCAATGCCACCTTGCTGGCTCAGGTCCAGGACGAATCGCTGGCAATGAACAAGCGGATTGCCGCAGCGACCGAAATGGTGCGATTCGGAGCGGCCGACGACGACACCCTGTTCGACTTGCTCGATTGCATCACTCCGCAAGCCGCACCAGAACTCGCCGGCGGCATCATGCAGGCGATCGGGGAGCACCGCTCACCGGAGTTGGGCGAAGAACTGGTTGACCGCTTCGACTCCTTCACGCCAAAACTGCGTTCGCAAGGACTCGCGGTCCTATTGCAGCGTCCCGAACGCACCAGAGCCATGTTGGCGGCGATCGATAGCGGCGCGATCCAGGTTTCTGAACTGTCGCTGGATCAGCGACAGTCGTTGCTGGATCACCCAGAAAATGCGATCCGACGAAGTGCACGCGAAATCCTGTCGCGTGGCGGTGCGGTTCCCAATGCGGACCGGCAAGCCGTCATGGAAAGCCTCATCTCCGTCACCAAGGCGACCGGCAACGTCGAGAATGGCATGGCCGTTTTCACCAAAAACTGTGTCAACTGTCACTTGCATGGAAAGCTACCCGGACTGGGCAAACGCATCGGCCCGGACTTGACCGGCATGGCCGTACACCCCAAGGCCGAGTTGTTGACTCACATTTTGGATCCCAATCGTGACGTCGAGGGAAACTATCGCGCGTACAATGTGATCAAAGCCGACGGAACCGTGCTGGTCGGGTTGTTGGCCAGTGAGTCTCGTACAGCGATCGAGATCTACAACAGCCAAGGTGAAAAGCTACCGATCCTGCGTGAAGACATCGAAGCGCTCAAGGCGTCGACGAAGTCGCTGATGCCGGAAGGGTTTGAAAAGCAGATCACGGCTCCAGAATTGACTGACTTGCTCGAATTCCTGACCGAGCGTGGTCGATTCGTCCCGGTCGATCTGCGAAAAGCGGCCACGATCGCATCGGACCGTGGGATGTTCAATTCCAAAGAAGGCGACTTGGAACGTTTGATCTTCCGCGATTGGTCCAACAAAGAGTTCGAAGGCGTCCCCTTCGCCTTGATCGATCCGCAAGACGGAAAGGTTGCCAACACGATTCTGTTGTACGGCCCGGCTGGCGCCATGTGTCGCACGATGCCTCGTCAAGTCAACGTGCCCTGCAACACCGCGACTCGCATGATCCACATGCTCGGCGGCGTCAGCGGATGGGGATTCCCGTACGGTGAGAAAGACAGCGTGTCGATGATCGTCAAGCTGAACTATGCCGACGGCGAGAGTGAGCAGATCGAACTCAAAAACGGAGTTCACTTTGCCGATTACATCCGCCGAGTCGATGTCCCGGAATCCAAGTTCGCATTTGCGGTTCGCAATCAGCAAGTACGATACTTGACCGTGACCCCGACGCGATCGGAAGTCATCGAGTCGATCGATTTCATCAAAGGCCCCGACGGCACAGCTCCGGTGGTCATTGCAGTGACACTGGAAACACTGTGA
- a CDS encoding dCTP deaminase: protein MLLSGKEILRELGGSIRIDPFDPERLNPNSYNLSLHNELLVYEEIVLDSATPNRYRRLEIPPEGIILQPNMLYLGRTVETTETHACVPMIQGRSSVGRLGLFINPGGSLGNVGYCGTWTIEMHCVQPVRIYSGMQICQIFYMQLHGSADEYCSDKYQNSTDIQPSLIYRELGGKDSSQLELDFDKLVRSTPE, encoded by the coding sequence ATGCTTCTTTCCGGCAAAGAAATCTTGCGAGAGCTTGGTGGTTCGATCCGCATCGATCCCTTTGACCCCGAACGGCTGAATCCCAACAGCTACAATCTGTCGCTCCACAACGAACTGCTGGTCTACGAAGAAATCGTGCTGGACTCGGCAACCCCGAATCGATACCGACGCTTGGAGATCCCCCCGGAAGGGATCATCTTGCAGCCCAACATGCTGTACCTGGGACGCACGGTCGAAACGACTGAAACTCACGCCTGTGTTCCCATGATTCAGGGGCGAAGCTCCGTGGGCCGCTTGGGGCTGTTCATCAATCCCGGCGGTTCGCTCGGCAATGTCGGCTATTGCGGAACTTGGACGATCGAAATGCACTGCGTCCAGCCGGTCCGAATCTACAGCGGAATGCAGATCTGCCAGATCTTTTACATGCAACTGCACGGCTCGGCGGACGAATATTGCAGCGACAAGTACCAGAACAGCACGGACATTCAGCCGAGCTTGATCTATCGAGAATTGGGGGGGAAGGACAGTTCTCAATTGGAACTGGATTTCGACAAATTGGTGCGTTCAACCCCGGAATGA
- a CDS encoding globin family protein: MTPEKIEAVQTTWDQVKPDAEKVAELFYGKLFELDPSLRSLFKGDMKEQGRKLMATLNLAVTSLTRLEEILPAVEELGRRHVQYGVPEESYSTVGEALLWTLQQGLGDGFTDEVKEAWTETYVTLSSAMLNAAHAA; the protein is encoded by the coding sequence ATGACGCCCGAGAAAATTGAAGCCGTTCAGACCACGTGGGATCAAGTCAAACCGGATGCCGAGAAAGTCGCCGAGTTGTTCTACGGAAAGCTGTTCGAGCTGGACCCCTCACTTCGATCACTTTTCAAAGGTGACATGAAGGAGCAAGGCCGGAAGCTGATGGCGACCCTGAATCTAGCCGTGACGTCGTTGACTCGATTGGAGGAAATCTTGCCTGCCGTCGAAGAACTCGGACGACGCCATGTGCAATACGGGGTTCCAGAGGAAAGCTACAGCACCGTAGGCGAAGCGTTGCTTTGGACATTGCAACAAGGACTGGGGGACGGATTCACCGACGAGGTCAAGGAAGCCTGGACAGAGACCTACGTGACACTCAGCTCCGCCATGCTCAACGCGGCGCACGCCGCCTAG